DNA sequence from the Sinorhizobium alkalisoli genome:
GGCGCGAGGCTTTTCACCTCGCCGGCATTGCCGACCCAACGGAGTATTTGGATCCGGAATTCTGGACCAAGGCCATCGGCGCCTTTGCTGCAGAGGAGGTTAAATGATGTTCCGCATCACCAAGGAATTCCATTTCTCCGCCTCGCACCAGCTGAAGAGCCTGCCGCCGGAACATCAATGCGCGCGGCTGCACGGACATAATTACATCGTCGAGGTCGAGCTTTCGGCGGAGACGCTGAACGAGCATGGGTTCGTGCGCGACTATCACGAGCTCGCGCCGTTGAAACGCTATATCGACGAAGCCTTCGACCACCGTCACTTGAATGACATACTCGGCCATGACCGGGTGACTGCCGAGTGCCTGGCGCAGCATTTCTTTGAATGGTGCAAAGGGCGATTTCCGGAAACGGCCGCCGTGCGCGTCAGCGAGACGGCAAAGACCTGGGCGGAATACAGGCCATGATCGGCACACGACCGACCGAAATCCGCGTCAGCGAGATCTTCGGGCCAACTATCCAGGGCGAGGGCGCGTTGATCGGAGTGCCGACCGTGTTCGTCAGGACCGGCGGCTGCGATTACCGTTGTTCCTGGTGCGACAGCCTTCACGCCGTCGACAGCCGCTATCGTGACGAGTGGCGCCCTATGTCGACGGAGGAGGTGTGGCAGGAGGTCACGGCGCTTTCCGGCGGCACGCCGGTCATGGTTTCCCTGTCGGGCGGCAACCCGGCAATTCAGCCGCTTGGAGACCTGATCACGTGCGGCCATGCACAGGGATATCGCTTCGCCCTCGAAACGCAAGGCTCGATCGCACGCGACTGGTTCGCCGATCTCGACGTGCTGGTGCTCAGTCCCAAACCGCCATCGAGCGGAATGGAGACGGATTGGGATGCGTTCGGCGCCTGCCTCGAGGCGAGCGGGGGTAGGCCACAGACGATTCTCAAGATCGTGATCTTCGACGAGGCAGATTATTCCTATGCGCGGAATGCCGCAGCACGCTACCCGCAACTGCCCGTTTATCTCCAGCCCGGCAACCACACGCCGCCGCCACCCGAGGAATTCGATGCGCCGATCGACATCGAGGGCGTGACGGAGCGCATGCGCTGGCTGGTCGAGCGCGTCACGGAGGACAGATGGTTCGAGGCGCGCGTTCTTCCGCAGTTGCACGTCCTTCTTTGGGGTAACAAGCGCGGCGTGTAGATCACATCTGCATACCCGCAGCATTGCGCGGCCATCGCGGTCCCGCAGGCGCTTTGCTGGATGAAGCGTGGTATTTCGGCTTGTCGATGTTACAGTCATGACATAAAACGTTACCGCCGCGTTAACGGCGCCTGTCACCCACACTCCAAGCAGATTCGAAAGAATTTTTAATGCCACGAGAAGGAGACATTTATGTCCATTTCCCCCACCCTTGGCGAAGAACAGGTCCCGATCTTGCTCGCCAGCGATATTGCCGCCCGCGTGAGGGCCGCCCGTGAGGCAGTCGGCTACAGTATCGAGGACCTTGCCGTCACCTGTGGTCTTACCAGTATCGAGATAAGCGACATCGAAAGCGGGGGCGACAGCGATCCGGTGAAACTGAAGCGCGTTGCGACTGCTCTTCAGGTCCCGATTTCGCATTTGCTGCCAGGCGAGGTGTAGAGGGCCGAGCCGGGCGGCTGCCAGTCCATTCGACAAGAGGGATTTGCCGACAGCCGCGACTGCATGTCTCCTTAAATCGACTTCGGCTTAAGGAGACATGCAGCAATTCAATGCGCCACAGCGCCGCGTGTCCGATAAGACGCGCGGCGCTTGCGGGTTTGATGAGGTTCATTGTGTTGAAAGCAGGTTCCGGATGCTTCGGATCAGCGCAGTGCCATCGAAGGGTTTCGTCAGGCACGGCAGCGTCCTGTATTGCTCCGGCAGATCCGACCGCGCATAGCCGGTCAGCAGCAGAACCGGCACATGCCGCTCGATCAACTCGTCGACCAATGGATAGCCGAGTTCGCCGCGCAGATTGAGATCCAGTGTAGCGACCTCGAAAAGTTCCGTTCGTGAGGCTGCGATCGACGCGCTGAGGGTTGTGAAGGGGCCGATGACGGCGTAACCGGCGGCGACGAGATCTTCCTCGATCTGCAATGCGACGAGAAATTCATCCTCCACGACGAAAACGCGGTCTTTGCCGTCCGGGTTCATCTCAGGGCTTCCTGGGATGGGGAACGTCGATGGTGCATCTCAGACCCTCCGAGGCAAAGTCAAGCCGCACTTCACCGCCAAGATCCGAGGCCACCACCCGCTCCAACAACAGCCGGCCGAATCCGTTTTCTTTCGGTTCCGGGACGGGTGGGCCGCCGGTCTCCTGCCACGAGACATGAAGTCGTCTCTCTTCTGGGTCGACACTCCACGCGATTGCGACTTTGCCGCTCTTCACAGAGAGCGCACCGTGCTTGGCCGCATTGGTGGCAAGCTCATGCGCGGCCATTCCGAGGGTCAGCGCATACTTGGGCGGCAACATTGTCGTTGGTCCGGATAGCGAGACGTTGCTCCCGCTCGCGTCGCTGTAGGGGGACAGTTCGTCGAAGAGGACCGTTTCAAGCGAAACCCCGGACCAGCTCGATTCGGCAAGACGGGTGTGTGTTTGCGCCAACGCCCGAATGCGTGCATTGAACGAATCGCGCGCCTCGCGCAGCTCCGGGTTTGTAGAGAAGGATTGACGCGCGATCGAACTGACGATCGCAAGGGTGTTCTTCACCCGATGGCTGAGTTCGGCGACAAGAAGGCTGCGCTGGGATTCTGCCTCCTTGCGCTCGGTTATGTCCATGCAGACACCGGCCAGCTTGGGGGCACGCCCGGTTCCCGGCAGCGAGAACTGCCCAAAGGCCTCCACCCATCGGATCGATCCTTCAGGAAGTTTGACCCGGTAAATAACATGATAGTTTTCGTGGGTTTTCAGGGCCTTGGCGATCTCCAACTCGACAAGGGGAAGATCGGCCGGATGAATGTCCCGTTTGAAATCGGCAAGCGTTCCGCCGAAGGTTCCCGGCTCGAGATGATGAAGGGACTCCAGGCCGGGCGACCATATCACGTGGCCGGTGCCCGTATCCCATTCCCAGGCCCCCATTCGCCCCGCCTCCAGTGCGATCTGAAGCCGTCGCTCGCTCTCCTGCAGCGCTTCTTCCGCCACCTTGCGTTCGGTTATGTCCACCGATGCTGCCACGGCGCCGACCACCGCGCCGGTGGCATCGCGCAACGGTGTCGCGTTTCCAAAAATGTGGCGCATCGAACCGTCTTCGAAGCGGATTTCTTCTTCGAAATTGGGGACCTCTTCGCCCCGCGCAGCCCTTTGAACGGGTAGTTCATCGGCTGCCAATAGCCGTCCCTGCGAGAACACTTGGAAATTGTCTGGTCCCTCGCCGGCTGGCGCGGACAGCGACAAATTGCTGCCGGAAGGCCGCCGCAGGAGGTCGTAGGCCGCACGGTTGCCGGCGATTTCCGTACAATCCGGCGAGCGGGTGATCCAGATCAAAGCGGGCACTGCCTGCATGATCGCCATCAATTCTGCGGCGCGCTCTCTCTCCATTGCCTCTTTCCGGCGCAACTGCTCCTCCGCGCGTTGCCTCGCCTCTTCGGCGCGGAGGCGCTGGATGCTGAAGCCGAGTTGCCGGGCTATGGTCATCGCCACGCTGGTTTCACTGTCTGCGAAGGCATGCGGCAGGTCGTAATAGGTCATGAATTTGCCGATGAGCCGCCCTCCGGCGACGAGTGGGATGAAGCCGAGCGCGTGTATGCCCTCCGCCTCGACGACCCGTCTCAGTTCCTGCGAGATGTCAGCCACGGCAATGTCTTCGATGTATATCGGCTCCGGATCCTTTTCGTCGGCGGCCCAGGGAGAATGCCCGTCGACCGCCTGCCGATATTGATCCGAGAGGCCGCGCCACGCGACGAAACGCATCGTCTCGGACTTGTCGAAAAGCAGTATGGACGCGCGCTCGCAGGAGAGGGCACTCTGGATGGCGTCCAGCGACGCATCGTAGACTTCTTCGATGTCCTGCGCCCGTTGCTGCCTTTCCGCGAGGCTGTAAAGGGAGGCCTGTTCGCGCAGGCGCGCCGCCAATGCTTCCGTTGCGCGCTTGTGTCCGGTGATGTCCCGGGCAATCTTCGACGCCCCGATGATGCTGCCGTCAGCATCGCGCACGGGCGAAACCGTAAGGGAGATGTTGACGAGGCTCCCGTCCTTCCGCCGGCGCAAAGTCTCGTAATGGTCGATGCGCTCGCCGCTGCGGATGCGGCTGAGAATCATCGGCTCTTCGTCTTGATAGCCGGGCGGCATGAGAATGGTGATCGATTTGCCCACCACTTCATCGGCGGTGTATCCGAACAGCCTTTCGGCCCCCAGGTTCCAACTTGTGATCGTGCCGTTCAGATCCTTGGCAACGATGGCGTCATCCGAGGATTCGACGATTGCGGCGAGATAACGGGAGTCGTTTTCCGCACTTCTGCGCTCGGTCATGTCGACAAGGAGATTGACGGCACCCGAGAGCACCCCGGCCTCGTTGAAGGTCGGTGTCGGATAAGGGAGAACCAGGGCGGTCGTCCCGTTCGGACGGACGGCGAGCAACTCCTTTCCCCAGATCGGCCGACCCGTCTCCAACGCTATCGCCATTGGGCACTGATCGTGCGGCAGCGCCGTCCCGTCAAGCCGCTGCAGCTTCCAACACACGCACCAGCGGTCTTTTCCCACCGTCGGTTCCCGCCCGGCAAGGTCGACCGCGGCGCGGTTGAAATAGGTGACATATCCGTCTGCGTCCGTCATATAAACGGCGACCGGAAGGGCATCCAGTGCCGTCCGAAAGTCTGGTGAGGCAAGCACCCCCGCGTCGGCCATCAGGCACGAGGGCAGTATATCCGCGCTGCTCATAGTTCCCTCCGAGCGCCCCGTAACACGGGTGAACGCGGCCAACATCAGCTTTGTTCCGGATTGCCCCAAAAGAGGTAAAGCGGCTTCATGCCATAGTAGCAACACAGGGCTGCACTACAGTTGCCGGACTCCGACGCCAGGTTGAAACCGAAAAGCTGTCACAGGAGCGCGGGGGCAAATCCAACTTCAAACTGGAGACGATCTGAATGAGCAGATTTGTGCTGAACGCCGTAGGTAAACCGCTCTATTACAGCGGCAGCTCCACGGCATGGTTTTCCGCCACCGGATCCGGCCCCATGCTCTACGGAACGGCTGGCAACGACTCGATGTGGGGCGACAGCTCCGTGAACGTTACGATGATCGGCGGCAAGGGCGACGACATCTATTATCTCTATTCATCGATAAACCGCGCCTATGAGGCTCCGGGTGAGGGCGTCGACACCATCAGCACCTGGATGAGCTACACCTTGCCGGAAAATTTCGAGAACCTCACCGTCACCGGCGACAATCGCTTCGCCTTCGGCAACGACCTGGACAACATCATCAAAGGCGGCTCAAGCCGCCAGACGATCGACGGTGGTGCCGGCGACGACGTCCTGATCGGTGGGGGAGGTGCCGACACCTTCGTCGTCGCCCGCGGGAACGGAAGCGACCTTATCACGGATTTCAACTTCGATGACATCGTCCGCCTAGACGGCTACGGATTTACATCCTTCCAGCAGGTTCTCGCCAACGTGGCCCAGGAGGGGATGGATCTTCGGCTCAATCTCGCAGACGGCGAGAGCCTGGTGTTCAGGAACACCACTGCCGATCAGTTGCAGGCGAACCAATTCCGGTTGAGCCTCGATCGCTCCGTGCTGACGCAGACGTTTTCCGACGACTTCGACACGCTGCAACTGCACGACGGCACGAGCGGCGTCTGGGACCCCAAGTTCTGGTGGGCCCCGGATAAAGGTGCGACGCTTACGGGGAACGGCGAACTGCAATGGTATATCAATCCGAGCTACCAGCCGACGGCGTCCGCCAATCCGTTTTCGGTCAAGGACGGAGTGCTGACGATCACCGCAAAGCCGGCTTCCGAGGCAATCCAGACCGAAATCGAAGGCTACGATTACACGTCGGGCATGCTGACGACGCACTCGTCCTTCGCACAGACCTACGGCTATTTCGAGATCCGGGCCGACATGCCGGATGACCAGGGCGTGTGGCCGGCCTTCTGGCTGCTGCCCGCCGACGGCTCCTGGCCGCCGGAACTCGATATCGTGGAAATGCGCGGGCAGGATCCGAATACCATCATAGGCACCGTCCATTCCAATGAAACCGGCTCCCAGACCAGCGTCGCAAGTGCCGTGAAAGTGACCGACACCAGCGGCTTCCATAAATACGGGGTGCTTTGGACCGAGGAGGAGATCGTCTGGTATTTCGACGACGCAGCGATTGCCCGCGCCGACACACCGTCGGACATGCACGATCCGATGTATATGATCGTCAACCTGGCCGTCGGAGGCATCGCCGGCGCGCCGAACGACGGGCTCGCCGACGGATCCGAAATGAAAATCGATTACGTCAGGGCCTATTCGCTCGACGCTGATTGGCATATCTGAGCGGTGGACGGGCCGGCGGCGTCGCCGCCGCCGGCTCTACAAGCGCCGTGCGTCTTTTCAGACGCGCAAAGGTCGCTCTAACACTTTGAAACTGCGCATCGGCCGGATTATCGGGTCCGATTTTGGGGCCGATGCGCCGGTCGCAATTCGATTCACTTCTGGATGCAGGTGTCGGCGGTGTCCTTGGTGCATTCGTCGAGGCCGGTATAGACCGGATCCTCGACTGGCTTGCCGGCGATGAGGTCCAGCATGACCTGCGGGGCCTTGTAGCCCATTTCGAACGGCCGTTGGCCGACGAGAGCAGTCACCAGCCCCTCCTTGGCGATGGCGACCTCTTCACCGATCGTATCGGCCGCACCGATGACGAATTCGTTGTTGGCGATCTTGTCGGCCATCGGTCTGAACAGATCGCGGTAGGGCTGCGGTGCTCCGAACAGGGGCCATCCACCCATGATGCCGAAGGCATCCAGGTCGGGATTGGCTGCCAGTATGTCGGTCATCGCCTGCACGCCCTTCGCCCCATCGTCATTGGTGAAGACCGGGCAGCCCGCCACTTCCGTCCATCCGCCTTCGCCCTTGAGCTCACCCAGGTCCTTCTGGCCGGTGAGGGCATCCCGCATGCCCTGAGCCCGGCGCAGAATGTTGTCGGCGCCCGGATTGCCTTCGATCGTGCAGATCTTGCCGCCGTCCGGTTTTGCCTTCTTTATATACTCGCCGATGCGATAGCCCATCAGATAGTTATCAGTGCCGAGATATGTCTGGCGCAGCGACGAATCCTCGGGGGCGAGGTCGGCGTCGACCGTCATGACAGGCACTGTCGGGTTGGCGGTCTTCAGGGTCTGGGCGATCAGCTTGGCATTTGACGGCGAAATGGCGATCGCGGCCGTATCGGGTTTGCTCAGCATATCCTGAACGATTTGCGCTTCGCCCGCTTCGTCCGATGTCGATGCAGGTCCGGTGTAGAAGCACTCATATTCGGAATCCTGATTTTCGCTGTTCCACTTCTGACAGCCTTGGTTGATTGCCTCGAAGAACGGGTTGTCTAGGCCCTTCACGACGATGACAAGCTGCTTCTTCTGGGCCAGAGCCGTTCCCGCGCCAAGCGCAAGGACCGCTGCGGCAAGCAATAATGCCTTCCTCATTCTCTCCTCCTTTGGACAAGCGGACCTCCAATGTCCGCGGCGAAATCAACCCGGATACCAGACGATACGTCGATCATCCGCTGTGCGCTCGTACTGCCAGGCCGAGTCGATGAGCTTTTCGAGATCATAGCCGGGCTGCCAACCCAGCAGGTATTTGGCCTTGCTGTTGTCCATCCAGTTTGAATGGAACCGGCTCGGTATTTCGACGGAACGCAGGCCGCGGGTGCGGGCAAGATAGGTCGCGACTTCGCCGTAATCTACCGGCCGGTCCATAGAGATGTTGAAGAGTTGGCGCACCGCACGGGGATTGTCGATCGCCGCGAGTATCGCCGACACAAGGTCATCGACATGAACGAAATTGCGCTTAAGCGGCCGGCCGTCGGCGTCTCGGAGCAGCGGAACGGTGCCGTCCTCCGCATAACGCTTCGCGTCTGCCTCGGGAACGAGGTCCTTCCATACGGGACCGCCGAACACGTTGTCGCCGAAGGACAGGGTATATTTGAAGTCGTCCTTCTCCATGATCCATGGCGCGCGCAGGCAGCAGCCGTTCACGCCATATTGGATGCCGTATTGCTCGAGCATGACTTCCTCGAGCACCTTCGATAGGGCATAGCAGCCCGGATAGGCGCGGTGCGCTGCCGCTTCGGTGATCGGCCCCTGATGGCGATAGTAGAAGTGGCCGATGCCGGCGTCGCCGCCGATAAGAATGAATTGGCTGGCCGTCGCGCTCGCACGGAAGCCCTCCAGGAGCCAGAACAAGCCCTTTACCGTCACGTCCATGACTTGGTCGGGGAGTTCCTTGCAGGTGGCGAGATGCACGACATGCGTAACGTCTTCCAGAGCTCGCGCGACTGAAGCGCGGTCGGCAATCGAGCCGCGTGCCACCTCGACGCGTTCCGCTTCGGCAAACAGCCGGTTGTGGCAGAGCGCACGGATGCGGGCATCGAGAAAACGCGGATCGTCAAGCAGCGCCGCGATGAAGTGCCGCCCGACCTTGCCAGTTGCTCCGGTGACGAGGATCAGCATGCCGACCTCCCGCTGATAGCTAATATGCGCTTACTTCGCGCGTCAACGGGTATTCATATTACAATATGTAAAATGCCGCAGATGCGGCTCAATTTGTAGGACAATTCATTGACGCTATCGCTCGCTTTTGCGTAAATGGGCTCGTGGTCGTTGGGAAGGAACGTGGCGGCCATAGCGTGCACGTTCTGGTTCTGGGAGGCTGGACGGCGGTGGCGGTTCTCGAACTTGCCGATATTTCCAAACACTTCGGCGCTATCCAGGCGGTCAGTGACGTTTCGCTGACGCTTCAGCCGGGCGAAGTCGTGGGGCTGATGGGGGACAACGGCGCGGGGAAGTCCACGCTTGTCAAAATGATCGCCGGCAATTTCCGGCCGAGTCATGGCACGATGCGCATGAATGGTGTCGAACTCGTGCTTCATCGTCCGGTCGAAGCGCGCCAGCACGGAATTGAAATCGTCTACCAGGATCTCGCGCTTTGCGACAACCTCACTGCGGCAGCAAATGTCTTTCTCGGTCGTGAGCTGCGCCGAGGCGTCGGACCAATAAGCATCCTCGATTACAAGGCGATGTATCGTCGCGCCGGCGAAATTTTCAAGGAACTGAAGTCGGAGACCCGGCCGCGCGATCTCGTCAAACAAATGTCCGGTGGGCAGCGGCAGGCCGTGGCGATCGCGCGCACTATGCTCTCGGAGGCCAAGATCGTACTTATGGACGAGCCGACGGCAGCGATTTCCGTCCGGCAGGTCGCCGAAGTACTGAACCTGATCCGCCACCTACGTGACAGCGGCATCGCGGTCGTGCTGATCAGCCATCGCATGCCGGATGTCTTTGCGGTCGCGGACCGCGTCATCGTGATGCGTCGCGGCAGAAAGGTAGCGGATAAGCCGATTGCCGCCAGTTCGCCGGAAGAGGTTACGGGGCTGATCACCGGCGCACTCGAAAGGGCATGACAGAAAGAGTGTGGGCAAAAGCCGATATAGAGCCGGCATAGAAGAAAGCGAAGGGCGTCCATGGCAATCACCTTGGATCGGGCAGTCGGCCAGAGGCAGCAGTCGTGGCTCGGCTCGATACTGTCGAGTCAGACGTTCTGGGTTCTGATAGCCGTCATCGCAGCCTGCATTTTCCTTTCATTTGCGACCGACACTTTTGCAACATCGCGAAATCTCTACAACATCACCCGGAACTTCACCTTCGTCGCCATCATCGCACTCGGCATGACATTGGTGATCATCACCGGTGGTATCGACCTTTCGGTCGGATCCGTGCTCTGCCTGTGCAGCATGGTGCTCGCCGTCACCATGAATGCGGGCTACAGCCTCGAGGTAGGCATTACCGTCTCCATCGGGACGGCGATGATTATCGGCGCGTTCAACGGCGTATTGATCGCCTATCTCGGGTTCCCACCCTTCGTGGTCACCCTCGGCATGCTGTCCATTGCCCGCAGCCTGGCCATGGTGGTGTCGAACAACACGGTGGTTTTCCAGTTCGGTCCTGATCACGACCTGCTTCTGTCGATCGGGGGCGGGGCCTGGTTCTTCGGTATAGCCAATCCGGTGATCTACATGATCGTTCTGGCCGTGCTCACGGGTTTCGTGCTGCGCTGGACCCGGTTTGGTCGCTATATATTCGCAATAGGCGGAAACGAGCATGCCGCACGGCTGACCGGCGTGCCGGTCAATCGCATCAAGGTGACGGTCTACATGATCTCCGCGATTGCAGCCGGCGTCGCCGGCATCATCCAAACCGGCTGGCTTGGCGCCGTCACGACCAATATCGGCGCCGGCATGGAGCTTCAGGTCATTGCCGCGGCGGTTATCGGCGGCGCCAATCTTGCCGGCGGCGTTGGTACCGCCTCCGGAGCCCTGATCGGCGCCGCGCTGATCGAAGTCATCCGAAACAGCCTTGGCCTGCTCGGAATCAGCGCCTTCTGGCAGGGCACGTTCATTGGCGGCGCGACGATCCTGGCTGTCCTTTTCGACCGGATCCGGAACCTTCGCCAGAGTGACTAGAGCCTAAGCAGGTTCCGCTAAGGGAACTCAACCCTTGGCAAGGATGCGCTGCATCTCCTCCATGGCCGCGTCGAGTTGTGGGTCGCGACCATTGGCAAAAGGGAGGCTGAATGGCACGGGAATATCCGGCTCGACCCCGCGCCCTTCGAGCCGCAGGCCGTTCTCGATCACAGCGTCCGAGACGGCTACTTCGAGCAGGCTGTCGTCGGGAAGGATAAAGGCACGCCCTGCAAGCAGCGCCCCGGCCGTGCGCGTTCCGACGAGTGGTATGCCGTTTGTTTTCAGTGCATAGGCGAAGAGCTCGAGACCGCTTCTCGCGCCATCATCAATGATCGCGACGACCGGCCGGTGCCACAGGGCATTGGCTACCGTTTCTTTCCCACTGCGCGCGATCAGCCGGAAGTTGGGTACGCCGCCGACGAAGAGTTCGGCCGCGTCCGGCGGCCCGCCGCCCCAGCGCCCGCGCAGGTCGACGACGACGCCCTCGGCATCCTTGAGGCGCCCGGTGGCAAGTGCGCGGGCGACGATCTCAAGTCCATCGGACGTGGAGAGCGTCCAGAGGCGCAGATAGCCGATGCGACGCCCCTCGCGCAGCTTCATCTCTATGCTCTCGTCGATCGCCTTGGCGAACGACTCCAGCGGGCGCATACGCTCCACCGTCACGGCGACGGTGGAGGGTGGTGCATCGCGATCGCGGCGCAAGGCGATCTCGACGCTCTCTCCGACTCTGTTCCGGAAGGAAGCGATCTCCCTGTACGGGGCTCCGTCGACAAGCAGGATCTCGTCGCCGATCCGGATGCCGGCGCGGTCCGCCGGGCCGCCGTCATAGACATCGCTGACGAACCGTCCGCCCCCTTCGAGCCGCGTCACCATCCCGATGCCGGTATAGCTGACATCGCCGTTCGGCGGAAACACGCGCCTGATATCGTTGCGGATTGCGAAGCGGAAGATGTCGGAGAGTTCGTAATAGTCGATCGTATCGCTGGTGAAGCGGGCGGTGTGCGAAGCGCCGAGACTCGCCAATACGGTGTCGATTGCGGTGTCGACGCGCGCCGCCGGGCTGTTTTCCGTCAGTGGATCGTCCGCATCCTGGACTTCCCGCCGTACCGCTGCGCCAAACCGCTCGAGGGCAGAGGGGTCGTAGAAATTGTCGAGCACCAATTCGACGGCGCGGTCGAAGATCGGGTGACCGGAGCGGGGCGGCTCAAGCGCGCGGCCCGGCTCGGGCATGACGAGCAGCAGGAGCACGAATGATAGGACGCCGAAAATCTTCACTTCACACGAACCATTCCTTTTGCTGCGGCCAGTATGCCGAAGACCGCGGCCGGATTTGAGGCTTCGCTACAACAAGATTGTGTGAAGACGTCGTGTTCGCGTGTGTTCGCCGCCGGCATCATACCGAGGAACGCCCGCCACGGTAGGAAAGAGCGCCCTTTTGGAACAACTGCGGGTAGCTGTGGTTACAGGCAACGAGCACGACCATCGCAACCTGGAGTGCGAGAAACATGCCACGACTCCCGTTTCTCGCGCCGAACCGCTCAAAGCGCAATCGGTTCCCTATTGTTTCTGGTGTTTCAGATCCGTGCGTCGGGCTTGCTCCGGCGCAAATGACCAAAGCGGAAGCCGCCTGCCGCAGCGGCGCGCACCATCATCATCTCCCCGATATTCTCGTGCGTCATCAGACCGACGAGGTGGTTGTGGCTGTCAACGACTGCAACGGCTGGCGAATTCGCCTGCTGCATCAATCGCAGGCTTTCCTCGAGACGCTTGCGGAAATGGACGGTCGGCACGTCCTGGCGCATCGCCTGAACGACCGGTGTGGCCGAGCCGCTCTCTTTCAGGTTCCGGATGATGTCGTCGCGTGTGAGGAGCCCCATGAAATGTCCGGCGCCGTCGACCACGGGGAACTCGCGTTGCGTCGTCGCCAGCAGGCTCTCGATCGCCTCGTCGATGCTTGCCGACCGCTCGAGCCGTGCAAATTCCGTGATCATCACATCGCCGACCAGCACGCTGTCGGAAAGATCGCGGATCTGCGCGTTCTGAGCCTCCGCAGTCGCGGCCAAGTAGACGAAAATGCCGATGAATATCAGCAGCGGGTTGTAGAAGAGGCCGACGAAGCCGAAGACGAAGGCAAGGCCCTGGCCGATGGTGGCGGCGACCTGGGTCGCGCGGGACCAACTCATGCGAGAGGCGAGCGCGGCACGCAGCACGCGGCCGCCGTCCATCGGGAAGGCCGGGATCAAATTGAAAAGGACCAGAAAGATATTGACTCCGGCGAGCCGTGCCAGGAAGCCAAGCTGCGGGTCCTCGATATCCTGTATCTGTTCCATGCCCGCCGTCGTGCCGAGCAGCAGAAGAAGAATCCCGGCGATCGCCACATTGACGAGTGGGCCGGCAATGGCGATCAGGAACTCCTCCTTCGGTTCTTCCGGCATGCGCTCCAGGCGCGCGACGCCGCCGATGGGCAGCAGCGTGATGTCGGGTGTTTTGACGCCGAAGTGACGGGCAACGGCAATATGGCCGAATTCATGCAGAACGACGCAGACGAAGATCGCCAGCACGAACGCAATGCCTGCAATGGCCGCAGGAGTGCCGCCGATGCGATAGTGCATCAGCCATATCCAAGCAAGCAGGATCGCGAAGGTCACATGCACGCGGATCGCGGTGCCACCGATCGTTCCGATTTTGAAGGACCAAGCCATCAATATGCTCCTGCGACTTGTCCGCCCAGACTCCGTCCGAACGCCGGGCACAGC
Encoded proteins:
- a CDS encoding site-2 protease family protein, whose translation is MAWSFKIGTIGGTAIRVHVTFAILLAWIWLMHYRIGGTPAAIAGIAFVLAIFVCVVLHEFGHIAVARHFGVKTPDITLLPIGGVARLERMPEEPKEEFLIAIAGPLVNVAIAGILLLLLGTTAGMEQIQDIEDPQLGFLARLAGVNIFLVLFNLIPAFPMDGGRVLRAALASRMSWSRATQVAATIGQGLAFVFGFVGLFYNPLLIFIGIFVYLAATAEAQNAQIRDLSDSVLVGDVMITEFARLERSASIDEAIESLLATTQREFPVVDGAGHFMGLLTRDDIIRNLKESGSATPVVQAMRQDVPTVHFRKRLEESLRLMQQANSPAVAVVDSHNHLVGLMTHENIGEMMMVRAAAAGGFRFGHLRRSKPDARI
- a CDS encoding ABC transporter permease; protein product: MAITLDRAVGQRQQSWLGSILSSQTFWVLIAVIAACIFLSFATDTFATSRNLYNITRNFTFVAIIALGMTLVIITGGIDLSVGSVLCLCSMVLAVTMNAGYSLEVGITVSIGTAMIIGAFNGVLIAYLGFPPFVVTLGMLSIARSLAMVVSNNTVVFQFGPDHDLLLSIGGGAWFFGIANPVIYMIVLAVLTGFVLRWTRFGRYIFAIGGNEHAARLTGVPVNRIKVTVYMISAIAAGVAGIIQTGWLGAVTTNIGAGMELQVIAAAVIGGANLAGGVGTASGALIGAALIEVIRNSLGLLGISAFWQGTFIGGATILAVLFDRIRNLRQSD
- a CDS encoding NAD-dependent epimerase/dehydratase family protein, with protein sequence MLILVTGATGKVGRHFIAALLDDPRFLDARIRALCHNRLFAEAERVEVARGSIADRASVARALEDVTHVVHLATCKELPDQVMDVTVKGLFWLLEGFRASATASQFILIGGDAGIGHFYYRHQGPITEAAAHRAYPGCYALSKVLEEVMLEQYGIQYGVNGCCLRAPWIMEKDDFKYTLSFGDNVFGGPVWKDLVPEADAKRYAEDGTVPLLRDADGRPLKRNFVHVDDLVSAILAAIDNPRAVRQLFNISMDRPVDYGEVATYLARTRGLRSVEIPSRFHSNWMDNSKAKYLLGWQPGYDLEKLIDSAWQYERTADDRRIVWYPG
- a CDS encoding ATP-binding cassette domain-containing protein, with amino-acid sequence MHVLVLGGWTAVAVLELADISKHFGAIQAVSDVSLTLQPGEVVGLMGDNGAGKSTLVKMIAGNFRPSHGTMRMNGVELVLHRPVEARQHGIEIVYQDLALCDNLTAAANVFLGRELRRGVGPISILDYKAMYRRAGEIFKELKSETRPRDLVKQMSGGQRQAVAIARTMLSEAKIVLMDEPTAAISVRQVAEVLNLIRHLRDSGIAVVLISHRMPDVFAVADRVIVMRRGRKVADKPIAASSPEEVTGLITGALERA
- a CDS encoding S41 family peptidase, which gives rise to MPEPGRALEPPRSGHPIFDRAVELVLDNFYDPSALERFGAAVRREVQDADDPLTENSPAARVDTAIDTVLASLGASHTARFTSDTIDYYELSDIFRFAIRNDIRRVFPPNGDVSYTGIGMVTRLEGGGRFVSDVYDGGPADRAGIRIGDEILLVDGAPYREIASFRNRVGESVEIALRRDRDAPPSTVAVTVERMRPLESFAKAIDESIEMKLREGRRIGYLRLWTLSTSDGLEIVARALATGRLKDAEGVVVDLRGRWGGGPPDAAELFVGGVPNFRLIARSGKETVANALWHRPVVAIIDDGARSGLELFAYALKTNGIPLVGTRTAGALLAGRAFILPDDSLLEVAVSDAVIENGLRLEGRGVEPDIPVPFSLPFANGRDPQLDAAMEEMQRILAKG